A segment of the Capnocytophaga sp. ARDL2 genome:
CCTTTTAGCAAGCGAAGCAGTATTCCAATCTTTGTTGGAAATCGTCAAAAGTGTAAATTTTTTCATATACAAAATTACACTTTTATTTCTAAAGAATGATTAAACTGATTACTAATGAAAAGTAAAAAGGGGAGAGGATATAAAAAGCTGTCCAAATAGGACAGCTTTACTACGTTTACTGATTATATTCAGCTTCTCTTTTTGCTTTGTTTTCTTTGATTAAGTCAACTGCACCTCCAAAGGCCCAGTAAAATACAAATGAAACTAAGAAAAGCATCAACCAAAATCCCATAAGGATAATAGTAGCGCCAATCATAAAAGCAACGAATTGTTGAAAATCAAACATAATATTCCGGAATTTTTTGTGTACTCTGCAAAAGTAGTAATTTTTTCTATTGTAAAAAAATCTTTCGCCTGAATTTAGTATTCTTTCAATAATATTGAATCAATATAAAAGTTTTATTTCTTTCAAATTATACAAAACTTCTATATCATCTTCATGTAAAACGATCAATTTTCCTTGACGATTGACTCCTTTTATTATTCCTACTATTTTTCGTTGGTTGGGTAATTCAAATGTAGAAACTTGATTTTTTCGGAATAAATTTTCAAGATAAAAATCCCATAAATTTTCTTCATTTAGAGGAAAATCATTTGCTAAAAGTTTGATTTGTTCTACTATTGTTTCGAGCAATTGCATTTTGTCTATCATCTGACCATATACTGATAAAATCGACCCCGCTTGTGGCAAATGTTCAAATTCGGTGTCAAATACATTGATTCCTATCCCTACTACAGAGTAAATTTCACTTTCGTTTTTGATTTGATTTTCGATGAGTATACCACATATCTTTCTATTACCTGCCAAAATGTCGTTTGGCCATTTTACACAATTTTTTGTTAAACCTAATTGTTCCAGTCCTTTAATTATAGCTTTTGTAATCAAAATATTCCATGAAAAAAGTTGTTCTGTTTTTTGGAATGTAAAGCGATGAAATACGCTAAAAGTAAGACTGTTCAATGGATTGGATTTCCACACAGTACCTCTTTGTCCTTTTCCTTGGGTTTGATTTTCGGTAAATACAACTGTGAAATTTGGCAAATCGGAATTAACAGAAAGCATTTTTAGATAATCATTGGTCGATCCGATGGCACTTGTTTTGATTAAATTCATACAAACAATTAGCTAATAGTCATTATCGTTTGGACAAAAGTAAGGATTATCCAAAATACTTTGCCTTTTGCACTGAAAAAATTACTAATTTTGTGCTTTTTGTACAAACGACTAAACAACTTTTATTAAATGAATAAAGCAACGCACAACAACGAAGAGCTTTTGGCTCTAATTATCGAAGGTATCGAAAATGTAAAAGGTGAAAATATCACTTTGCTCGACTTGAGAGAAATCAGCAATACACCTTGCGACTACTTTGTGATTTGTGATGGTAATTCCAATACGCAGGTAAACGCAATTTCGGGTTCTATTCAACGCACCGTTTCAAAGGCATTGAAAGACAAACCTTGGCATATCGAAGGTACCGAACAGGCTTTGTGGGTTTTGATGGATTATGTAAGTATCGTAGTACATATTTTCCAAAAAGACCAAAGAGCTTATTACAACATCGAAGACCTTTGGGGCGATGCGAAAATCACAGTATTAACTACCAACGACTAATCAATAATCTATGAATCAACAGCCTAATAGAAAAACTCGAATAAGCCCTTGGTACTTGTGGAGTAGCTTGATATTGCTTTTTATTTTTATCAATTATTACACAGGTGAAAATGGTGGGGCAACCGATGAAATTTCGATTTCAAAATTTGACGACTACCTCAACGAAGGTAAAATAGAAAAAGTAGCTTTCAACCGCAATTCGGCTCGTATTTTATTTACAAAAGAGGCTGAAAAAGAATTGGAAGAAGCCAATAAACAAAAAGCAGAAAATCAACGAGGATTCTTTAGCAATCTTCAAGGTCCCGTACGCTACAAAGTAGAAATTGCCAATGTGGAACTGTTTGAACAAACCTTGCGTGATGCCAAAAACAAAGGTTTGTTGAAAGAATACAAATCTGAAAAAGAAAGCGAATGGACGGGGATTTTCTTTAACTTTTTGCCTTTCTTGTTGATTATTTTGTTTTATGTATGGATGTACCGTCGTATGATGGGCGGAGCTGGTAGCGGAGGTCCAATGTTTTCAATGGGACGCTCTCGTGCACAGGTATTTGACGAAAAAAACAGTACCAAAGTTTCTTTCAATGATGTAGCAGGATTGGAAGGTGCTAAAGAGGAAATTCAAGAGATTGTTGAATTTTTGAAAAACCCTGAAAAATATACATCAATTGGAGGTAAAATCCCTAAAGGTGCTTTGTTGGTAGGTCCTCCAGGAACAGGTAAAACACTTTTGGCAAAAGCCGTTGCAGGCGAAGCCAATGTGCCATTTTTCTCTTTGTCTGGTTCGGATTTTGTAGAAATGTTTGTAGGTGTGGGAGCATCTCGTGTACGTGATTTGTTTAAACAAGCAAAAGAAAAATCACCTTCGATTATTTTTATTGATGAAATTGATGCCATAGGTCGTGCTAGAGGAAAATCGAATGTTTCAGGAGCAAATGACGAAAGAGAAAACACCTTAAATCAATTGCTCACAGAAATGGATGGTTTTGGTACGAATACCAATATTATTGTACTAGCTGCAACCAACCGTGCAGAGATTTTGGACAAAGCCTTGATGCGTGCAGGACGATTTGACCGTCAGATTTATGTAGATTTGCCAGATGTACGCGAAAGAAAACAAATCTTTGAAGTGCATTTGAAAAAACTGAAAATAGCAGAAGGATTGGATATTGAATTTTTGGCAAAACAAACCCCAGGATTTTCAGGTGCTGATATAGCCAATGTGTGTAATGAAGCCGCATTGACTGCAGCGAGAAAAAACAAAACACAGGTTGAAAAACAAGATTTCTTGGATGCAGTAGATCGCATCGTAGGTGGATTGGAAAAGAAAAACAAAATCATAACACCAGATGAGAAATATGCCATTGCGGTACACGAGGCTGGACACGCTACTGTTTCATGGCTATTGGAACACGCAGCACCACTAATCAAAGTTACCATAGTACCAAGAGGAATGAGTTTGGGTGCCGCTTGGTATCTTCCAGAAGAACGCCAAATCGTCCGTACCGAAGTAATGCTCGACGAAATGTGTGCTACTATGGGGGGTAGAGCAGCGGAAAAAGTAGTGTTTGATAAAATTTCGACAGGGGCTTTGAGCGACTTAGAAAAAGTAAACAAACAAGCCAAAGCGATGGTAACCATCTATGGATTGAGCGACAAATTAGGAAATATCACTTACTATGACTCTTCTGGACAAAGTGATTACAATTTCTCAAAACCTTATTCGGAAGAAACCGCTGTAAAAATCGACAAAGAAGTTTCTGAAATTATCGAAACTCAATATCAAAGAGCAATTGATTTGCTCTCTGAAAACAAAGATAAACTGTTGCAATTGGCAGATTTGTTGTGCCAAAAAGAAGTGATTTTCCGCGAAGATTTGGAGACGATTTTTGGTGCAAGACCTTTTGATAAAAAAGATTTGATTGCCGAGCAAGTTTCTTCTGAAATCAAACAACCAGAAACGACAATTGCAGAGGTTGTAGAAGAAATAAAAGAAGAAAAGGATACTGAAAAATAAAAAGTCATACTAAAACGACCAGTGTCTCAATATATTGAAAAAAACTATACCTCAAGGTATAGTTTTTTTTTACTATCAAAAGACTACTCTCAATAGTATCTCTACTTGTTTTACAAATGATCTACCTTTTCACCACAATACCCAATGCTTCAAGGGCTTGGTCGTCTTGGAAGAGGACCTTGGCATACGCTACCAATTCGGTATAGATAGGATAAAGTTTGTCCAATGCTTCATCGCGGATTTCGGTGGCTTTTTGGGCTTCGCTGGTTTCCTTTTTCTGACTTTCTTTCAAGGCAGATAGCTCTTGCAAAGCCGTTTTTTGAGCCTCCAAATCGGTTTGTGTGATGTTGATAGTGCCTACTTTTGCCAAAAACTCCGAATTGCCCAAAAGTTGCCCATAAAAATTACTCACCTGCTGATACCACGAAGCATAGGCATATTTTCTTTCCCCTGCAAACTCTAATGTTTTGGCTGCCAGAGTATCTCCTTTAAATAAAATTTTACAGAACGATAAATGACGAATGTAAAGTTCATTGATTTGTTTTCTTTTGGCATCCAATTTTTCTGTTTCTGCGTACTGCTCGGCGTATTCTTTCTTTTGATTTTGAGCCAATTGTTCTAGTTTGTTTACTTTCGCTAAATAGTCATTAAGCTTTTCTTCGGTATAGCCCAAAGTTTGCAATTGTGGTAAGATTTTGGGGAGTTTAGCATTAGAAAACACCAGTTTCATTTGCTGAATTTTGGCATCAGCATTTAGATACTGGCTTTTGGTGGCTTTTTTCGGTTCGTTTGCCGTAGCATTTTCTTCTGTGGGCTTTTTGTTTGTGTTTTCGCTCATAATAAAATGGATTTAGTTCGTTATAAAATCGTATTTGGTTGTTATTTTTTCAATATTGGTTGTACAAAAATAGTATTTCGGCACTGAAAAATGAGTTTTGGTCATC
Coding sequences within it:
- a CDS encoding biotin--[acetyl-CoA-carboxylase] ligase; its protein translation is MNLIKTSAIGSTNDYLKMLSVNSDLPNFTVVFTENQTQGKGQRGTVWKSNPLNSLTFSVFHRFTFQKTEQLFSWNILITKAIIKGLEQLGLTKNCVKWPNDILAGNRKICGILIENQIKNESEIYSVVGIGINVFDTEFEHLPQAGSILSVYGQMIDKMQLLETIVEQIKLLANDFPLNEENLWDFYLENLFRKNQVSTFELPNQRKIVGIIKGVNRQGKLIVLHEDDIEVLYNLKEIKLLY
- the rsfS gene encoding ribosome silencing factor, with the translated sequence MNKATHNNEELLALIIEGIENVKGENITLLDLREISNTPCDYFVICDGNSNTQVNAISGSIQRTVSKALKDKPWHIEGTEQALWVLMDYVSIVVHIFQKDQRAYYNIEDLWGDAKITVLTTND
- the ftsH gene encoding ATP-dependent zinc metalloprotease FtsH, which codes for MNQQPNRKTRISPWYLWSSLILLFIFINYYTGENGGATDEISISKFDDYLNEGKIEKVAFNRNSARILFTKEAEKELEEANKQKAENQRGFFSNLQGPVRYKVEIANVELFEQTLRDAKNKGLLKEYKSEKESEWTGIFFNFLPFLLIILFYVWMYRRMMGGAGSGGPMFSMGRSRAQVFDEKNSTKVSFNDVAGLEGAKEEIQEIVEFLKNPEKYTSIGGKIPKGALLVGPPGTGKTLLAKAVAGEANVPFFSLSGSDFVEMFVGVGASRVRDLFKQAKEKSPSIIFIDEIDAIGRARGKSNVSGANDERENTLNQLLTEMDGFGTNTNIIVLAATNRAEILDKALMRAGRFDRQIYVDLPDVRERKQIFEVHLKKLKIAEGLDIEFLAKQTPGFSGADIANVCNEAALTAARKNKTQVEKQDFLDAVDRIVGGLEKKNKIITPDEKYAIAVHEAGHATVSWLLEHAAPLIKVTIVPRGMSLGAAWYLPEERQIVRTEVMLDEMCATMGGRAAEKVVFDKISTGALSDLEKVNKQAKAMVTIYGLSDKLGNITYYDSSGQSDYNFSKPYSEETAVKIDKEVSEIIETQYQRAIDLLSENKDKLLQLADLLCQKEVIFREDLETIFGARPFDKKDLIAEQVSSEIKQPETTIAEVVEEIKEEKDTEK